In the genome of Bacillus sp. S3, one region contains:
- a CDS encoding biotin/lipoate A/B protein ligase family protein: MKKEVWRFIDSGNCSPSFNMALDEALLDWHSEGKIPPVIRFYGWNPPTLSVGYFQKVEKEIDMEAVKEHGLGFVRRPTGGRGVLHEHELTYSVIVSEEHPEMPRTVTEAYRVISEGILKGFHHLGLEAYFAVPKTAEEREALKNPRSAVCFDAPSWYELVVEGRKVAGSAQTRQKGVILQHGSILLDLDEEKLFSLFKYSNERVKERMKKAFKDKAVAINAISPKRITLDEAKEAFYKGFAEGLNIDLEPYQLTEEERDYVEKLAKERYESDEWNFKR; the protein is encoded by the coding sequence ATGAAAAAAGAAGTATGGCGTTTTATCGATTCTGGAAATTGTTCACCATCTTTTAATATGGCGTTGGATGAAGCATTACTAGATTGGCATAGTGAGGGAAAAATCCCTCCGGTTATACGATTCTACGGCTGGAATCCTCCCACTCTGTCTGTCGGCTATTTTCAAAAGGTAGAAAAGGAAATTGACATGGAGGCCGTCAAAGAACATGGGCTGGGGTTTGTCAGGAGACCGACAGGCGGGCGCGGCGTCCTCCATGAGCATGAACTTACATACAGTGTGATCGTATCGGAAGAGCATCCAGAGATGCCTAGGACTGTAACGGAGGCTTATAGAGTTATTTCAGAGGGAATCCTAAAAGGCTTTCATCATCTAGGACTAGAAGCTTATTTTGCTGTGCCTAAAACTGCGGAAGAGCGGGAAGCGTTGAAAAATCCACGCTCTGCAGTATGTTTCGATGCCCCTAGCTGGTATGAGCTTGTCGTGGAAGGCAGAAAGGTAGCCGGCAGTGCACAGACAAGACAAAAAGGTGTTATTCTTCAGCACGGCTCGATTCTATTGGATTTGGATGAAGAAAAGCTGTTTAGTTTGTTTAAATATTCAAATGAACGGGTAAAGGAACGGATGAAGAAGGCATTTAAAGATAAGGCAGTTGCCATCAATGCGATTAGTCCAAAGCGGATTACTCTTGATGAGGCAAAAGAGGCTTTTTATAAGGGGTTTGCCGAGGGACTAAATATTGATCTTGAACCATATCAACTAACGGAAGAAGAACGTGATTATGTTGAAAAATTGGCGAAAGAGCGATATGAAAGTGATGAGTGGAATTTTAAACGATAG
- a CDS encoding DEAD/DEAH box helicase has product MSVKIEFDSSWQDDFLHRIDNDGPWGNWELFKLAIGVEKHLVIPEFVGLQAPNHLQNLTPLPHQLETAKQVIENMNGKAILADEVGLGKTIEAGLILKEYMIRGLVKKVLILVPASLVTQWAIELNSKFFIPAITQRKSYVWEQCDVVVSSIDTAKRNPHRDIIYKQDYDLIIIDEAHKLKNNKTKNYEFVQNLKKKFCLLLTATPIQNRIEEIFNLVSLLKPGHLGSETAFYEKYKRDARSLNDDEHLKELVNKVMIRNRRADTGIEWTKRHVETIPIEFSPPEKELYQAINTLKNEGDWAQTSAFSVMTLQREACSSREAVFYTLKNMLQKKENPTKAFEDQIQFLIQKVEAVQQNSKAEKALELIKNVNDKVIIFTEYRATQMYLQWFLKQHGISSVPFRGGFKRGKKDWMRELFQKHAQVLIATEAGGEGINLQFCNHIINFDLPWNPMRLEQRIGRIHRLGQEKDVMIYNFAIKNTVEEHILKLLYEKIHLFEKVIGELDDILTKLEFGNIEDHLIDIFGQSASEGEMRIKMENLSSMIEFAQTMKDGDSHAAAGNS; this is encoded by the coding sequence ATGTCGGTCAAAATTGAATTTGATTCCTCTTGGCAGGATGATTTTTTACATAGAATTGACAACGACGGGCCATGGGGGAACTGGGAGTTATTCAAGCTGGCAATCGGGGTTGAAAAACATTTAGTAATCCCTGAATTCGTGGGATTACAAGCACCTAATCACCTGCAAAATTTAACACCCCTCCCACACCAGCTCGAAACAGCAAAACAAGTAATTGAAAACATGAATGGAAAAGCGATTCTGGCTGACGAGGTAGGACTTGGAAAAACCATTGAAGCCGGTTTAATTTTAAAAGAGTACATGATACGAGGTTTAGTGAAAAAAGTACTGATTCTTGTCCCAGCTTCTTTGGTCACTCAATGGGCAATTGAACTGAATAGCAAATTTTTCATCCCTGCGATTACACAAAGGAAAAGTTATGTATGGGAACAATGTGATGTCGTTGTTTCATCCATCGATACGGCAAAGCGTAACCCCCATCGGGATATTATTTATAAACAGGACTATGATCTCATTATTATTGATGAAGCACACAAACTAAAAAATAATAAAACGAAAAACTACGAATTTGTGCAAAATCTAAAAAAGAAATTTTGTTTACTATTAACAGCAACACCGATTCAAAATAGAATCGAGGAAATCTTTAATCTTGTTTCCCTGCTAAAACCCGGACATTTAGGCAGTGAAACAGCATTCTATGAGAAATACAAACGAGATGCACGATCGTTAAATGATGACGAACATTTGAAGGAATTAGTCAACAAGGTGATGATCCGCAACCGTCGTGCCGATACAGGAATTGAGTGGACGAAACGGCATGTGGAAACGATACCAATTGAATTTTCACCACCGGAAAAGGAGCTTTATCAAGCAATTAACACTCTCAAAAACGAAGGGGACTGGGCGCAGACAAGTGCGTTCTCTGTGATGACGCTGCAGAGGGAGGCATGCAGCAGCAGGGAAGCTGTATTTTATACGTTAAAAAACATGCTCCAAAAAAAGGAGAATCCAACTAAGGCCTTCGAGGATCAAATTCAGTTTTTAATCCAAAAAGTAGAAGCTGTCCAGCAAAACTCGAAAGCAGAAAAAGCTCTTGAATTAATTAAAAACGTTAATGACAAGGTTATCATTTTCACCGAATATCGGGCGACACAGATGTATCTGCAATGGTTTTTAAAACAGCATGGGATTAGTTCTGTACCGTTCCGCGGGGGCTTTAAGCGCGGGAAAAAGGACTGGATGCGGGAATTGTTTCAAAAGCATGCACAGGTACTGATTGCAACAGAAGCCGGCGGTGAAGGAATTAACCTCCAATTCTGTAATCATATCATTAATTTTGATTTACCTTGGAATCCGATGCGGCTCGAACAGCGGATTGGAAGAATTCATCGTCTTGGCCAGGAGAAGGATGTAATGATTTACAATTTCGCCATCAAGAACACGGTTGAAGAACATATCTTAAAGCTTCTTTATGAAAAGATTCATTTATTTGAAAAAGTCATTGGTGAGCTTGATGATATTTTAACAAAGCTGGAATTTGGCAATATAGAAGATCATTTAATTGATATTTTTGGACAATCCGCGTCTGAAGGCGAAATGAGAATCAAGATGGAGAATTTATCATCAATGATTGAATTTGCTCAAACCATGAAGGATGGTGATTCACATGCAGCAGCAGGAAATTCATGA
- a CDS encoding YqhG family protein: protein MQQQEIHDFLLDYFQANECPIVENNAGHFTVQLTIELDKELMNRPFYWHYLEKTGGVPNPMRLTFITNKEKAPENIKGETIHFGSPRLHQIFESTKSLASYIRLYEKHSFHGSQTPLLPWLCMNVKISYQCDRKRDVFKSIGLQLINGHMVEDFHDRLMQIPLTPKIPDYSFTLSPLVRPKSGMLRIENYLKSVIEKEDHSWAEDAKKRWDKDLNLLNHFYEDVDEENESYETEKKALQEQYEPKINISFINGGLFYLTENAI, encoded by the coding sequence ATGCAGCAGCAGGAAATTCATGACTTCCTTTTGGATTATTTTCAAGCAAACGAGTGCCCAATTGTCGAAAATAACGCTGGTCATTTTACAGTCCAGTTAACAATCGAACTTGATAAAGAACTAATGAACCGGCCATTTTACTGGCACTATTTAGAAAAGACAGGCGGCGTTCCAAATCCAATGCGTCTTACCTTTATCACGAACAAAGAAAAAGCCCCTGAAAATATTAAGGGTGAAACGATTCATTTTGGTTCACCGCGTTTGCATCAAATTTTCGAATCAACAAAAAGTCTTGCCAGTTACATTCGCCTTTATGAGAAACATTCCTTTCATGGCAGCCAAACACCCTTGCTGCCATGGTTGTGCATGAATGTAAAGATCTCTTATCAATGTGACCGAAAGCGGGATGTCTTTAAATCGATTGGCTTACAGTTGATTAATGGCCATATGGTTGAGGATTTTCACGACCGATTAATGCAAATACCGCTGACACCAAAAATACCCGACTACTCCTTTACTCTATCGCCATTAGTTAGACCGAAAAGCGGAATGTTAAGAATTGAAAACTATTTGAAATCAGTCATTGAAAAAGAGGATCACTCATGGGCAGAGGATGCAAAAAAACGCTGGGATAAGGATTTAAACCTCTTAAATCATTTCTATGAGGACGTAGATGAAGAGAACGAAAGCTACGAGACAGAAAAAAAGGCTCTCCAGGAACAGTATGAACCAAAAATAAACATCTCGTTCATCAATGGAGGCCTCTTTTATCTAACAGAAAATGCTATATAA
- a CDS encoding vitamin B12-dependent ribonucleotide reductase: MSVVFRQKMNIDFERLNEDIRLFPQVHPVTPDMKITHKGVSRLVMLDRYTFKDTAKITLTNGDFVVLTIKEDPKFPARGLGTILEIDWENKRAKVLIDEEFRGALDNPEESSTGVIIRSLDVIEKPLELFYEQIAKRNATGLASVEETEEKRREWFEKFFQELVTMNFVPAGRVLYGAGANTDVTFFNCYVMPFVADSREGISDHRKQVMEIMSRGGGVGTNGSTLRPRNTLARGVNGKSSGSVSWLDDIAKLTHLVEQGGSRRGAQMIMLADWHPDIIEFIISKMQNPRILRFLIENTKDETIKKHAKDKLKLTPLTLQESAMYQGIVNYKNIPGYGGFDENIIADAEEKLATGGNYTVHNPEFLTGANISVCLTKEFMEAVENDAEYELRFPYVEHYNEAEMKNYNEEWHKVGDVREWEKLGHKVRVYKKIKAKELWNLINICATYSAEPGIFFIDNANDMTNAKAYGQQVVATNPCGEQPLAPFSVCNLAAVNLAEMADKETKTVNFEKLKKTVTVGVRMQDNVINATPYFLEENKKQALGERRVGLGVMGLHDLLIYCETEYGSPEGNKLVDEVFETIATTAYRTSVELAKEKGSFPFLYGNTPNETNRLRQAFIETGYMKKMPEDVRESILENGIRNSHLLTVAPTGSTGTMVGVSTGLEPYFSFSYFRSGRLGKFIEVKADIVQEYLDQHPEADAENLPNWFVTAMELAPEAHADVQCVIQRWIDSSISKTVNAPKGYSVEQVEKVYERLYRGGAKGGTVYVDGSRDSQVLTLKAEENTNEQLSMFDEKTKQHVVLVDTITDLRSTDVTIGSEVGNTCPVCRKGKVEEMGGCNTCTNCGAQLKCGL, encoded by the coding sequence ATGTCTGTAGTTTTTAGACAAAAAATGAATATTGATTTTGAAAGGTTGAATGAGGATATCCGCTTGTTCCCCCAAGTACACCCGGTAACCCCAGATATGAAAATAACTCATAAGGGTGTTTCACGTTTGGTCATGCTAGACCGTTACACCTTCAAAGACACAGCAAAAATTACTCTCACTAATGGCGACTTTGTTGTTTTAACGATTAAGGAAGATCCGAAATTTCCAGCACGAGGTTTAGGAACCATCTTGGAAATTGATTGGGAAAATAAAAGGGCAAAGGTTTTGATTGACGAAGAATTCAGAGGTGCGCTCGATAATCCTGAGGAATCAAGTACTGGTGTCATCATCCGGTCTCTAGATGTCATCGAAAAGCCGTTGGAGCTCTTCTACGAGCAAATTGCGAAGCGGAATGCCACTGGTCTTGCATCGGTTGAAGAAACCGAAGAGAAGCGCCGTGAGTGGTTTGAAAAGTTTTTTCAAGAGCTCGTAACGATGAACTTTGTTCCAGCTGGCCGTGTTTTATATGGTGCAGGGGCAAATACCGATGTTACATTTTTCAATTGTTATGTAATGCCGTTCGTTGCAGATTCTCGTGAAGGAATCTCTGACCATCGTAAGCAGGTAATGGAAATCATGAGCCGCGGCGGCGGTGTCGGGACAAATGGATCGACATTAAGACCAAGAAACACTTTAGCAAGAGGCGTAAACGGAAAATCATCCGGATCAGTTTCATGGCTGGATGATATTGCGAAGCTAACGCACTTAGTTGAGCAAGGCGGAAGTCGCAGGGGGGCGCAGATGATCATGCTGGCCGACTGGCACCCAGACATTATTGAATTTATTATTTCTAAGATGCAAAATCCTAGAATTCTACGATTCTTAATTGAAAATACAAAAGATGAAACAATTAAAAAACATGCCAAAGATAAGCTGAAACTGACACCATTAACGCTTCAGGAATCGGCTATGTATCAGGGAATCGTTAACTATAAGAACATCCCGGGCTATGGTGGATTTGATGAAAATATCATCGCTGATGCGGAAGAAAAACTAGCAACCGGTGGTAATTACACCGTTCATAATCCAGAATTCTTAACTGGCGCAAACATTTCCGTTTGTTTAACAAAGGAATTTATGGAAGCTGTTGAAAATGATGCCGAATACGAACTTCGTTTCCCATATGTTGAACACTACAATGAAGCGGAAATGAAAAATTACAATGAAGAATGGCATAAAGTCGGCGATGTTCGCGAGTGGGAAAAACTCGGCCACAAAGTGCGAGTTTACAAAAAAATTAAAGCTAAAGAGTTATGGAATTTAATTAACATTTGTGCTACCTACTCTGCTGAACCAGGTATATTCTTTATTGATAATGCCAACGACATGACCAATGCAAAAGCATATGGACAACAAGTTGTTGCAACAAATCCATGTGGCGAGCAACCTCTCGCACCATTTTCAGTCTGCAACCTCGCTGCTGTAAACCTTGCAGAAATGGCGGACAAAGAAACAAAAACTGTTAATTTTGAGAAACTAAAGAAAACTGTAACTGTTGGTGTCAGAATGCAGGACAACGTTATTAACGCAACACCATATTTCTTAGAAGAAAATAAAAAACAAGCCCTTGGTGAGCGCCGAGTCGGTCTTGGCGTAATGGGCTTACATGATTTATTGATCTACTGTGAAACTGAGTATGGTTCGCCTGAAGGCAACAAGCTTGTTGATGAAGTATTTGAAACTATCGCAACTACTGCATATAGAACATCAGTTGAATTAGCCAAAGAAAAGGGAAGTTTCCCATTCTTATATGGAAATACACCAAACGAAACAAACCGTTTACGACAAGCTTTTATTGAAACAGGTTATATGAAGAAAATGCCTGAAGATGTCCGCGAATCAATTTTAGAAAACGGAATAAGAAATTCACATTTGCTAACTGTTGCTCCCACTGGATCCACTGGAACGATGGTTGGCGTCTCAACAGGATTAGAACCTTATTTCTCATTCTCTTATTTCCGAAGCGGACGTCTCGGCAAATTTATCGAAGTAAAAGCAGATATTGTCCAAGAATATTTAGATCAGCACCCAGAAGCAGATGCAGAAAATCTTCCTAATTGGTTCGTAACAGCGATGGAACTAGCGCCCGAAGCTCATGCGGATGTACAATGTGTGATTCAGCGTTGGATTGATAGCTCCATCAGTAAAACTGTTAATGCACCAAAAGGATACAGTGTTGAGCAGGTAGAGAAGGTTTACGAGCGTCTTTACCGCGGTGGTGCTAAAGGTGGTACTGTCTATGTGGACGGTTCACGGGATTCTCAGGTTTTAACCTTAAAAGCTGAAGAAAATACAAACGAGCAATTATCTATGTTTGATGAAAAAACAAAGCAGCATGTTGTTCTTGTTGATACAATCACCGACTTACGATCAACAGACGTAACAATTGGCTCCGAGGTGGGCAACACTTGCCCAGTCTGCCGCAAGGGAAAAGTTGAAGAAATGGGCGGTTGTAATACGTGTACCAATTGTGGTGCTCAATTGAAGTGTGGTTTATAG
- a CDS encoding rhodanese-like domain-containing protein produces the protein MNSLYVLLIMIVALIIYSVFTYFYQKRIVKTVTEEDFRAGYRKAQLIDVREANEFDGGHILGARNIPMSQMKMRMKEIRPDMPVYLYCQSGMRSARAAQFLHRKGYKDLTQLQGGFKKWTGKVKAKK, from the coding sequence TTGAACTCACTTTATGTTTTATTAATCATGATCGTAGCACTTATCATCTACTCCGTTTTCACCTATTTTTATCAAAAAAGGATTGTAAAAACGGTAACTGAGGAAGATTTCCGTGCAGGGTACAGAAAGGCACAACTAATAGATGTTCGTGAAGCAAACGAATTCGATGGCGGCCATATTTTAGGTGCACGTAATATTCCCATGTCACAAATGAAAATGCGCATGAAAGAAATCCGTCCTGATATGCCTGTTTACCTGTATTGCCAAAGCGGGATGCGCAGTGCACGTGCAGCGCAATTTTTACACAGAAAAGGCTATAAAGACCTAACACAGCTGCAAGGCGGATTCAAGAAATGGACAGGTAAAGTAAAGGCGAAAAAATAA
- the gcvT gene encoding glycine cleavage system aminomethyltransferase GcvT — protein sequence MTELKRTPLFEVYKENGGKTIDFGGWELPVQFSSIKEEHEAVRNRAGLFDVSHMGEVEVKGSDSLPYLQKLMTNDISKVKNGGAQYTAMCYENGGTIDDLLVYKIEDEHYLLVVNASNIEKDYKWLEEHLEGDVSIENLSEKMAQLAIQGPLAEKVLQKLAPDTNLSDIGFFKFQQDVNINGKKTLVSRTGYTGEDGFEVYCDANDVVELWRAILQTGEEEGILPCGLGARDTLRFEANLALYGQELSPDISPLEAGIGFAVKLNKEADFIGKAALKQQKENGLSRKLVGIEMIDRGIPRHGYAVYSGDELIGEVTTGTQSPTLKKNIGLALIKTDFTGIETEIEVEIRGKRLKASVVPTPFYKREK from the coding sequence ATGACAGAATTAAAACGTACTCCACTTTTTGAAGTGTATAAAGAAAATGGCGGGAAAACCATCGATTTTGGCGGTTGGGAGCTGCCTGTACAATTCTCCAGCATTAAGGAAGAGCATGAAGCAGTCCGAAATCGTGCTGGCCTGTTTGATGTATCCCATATGGGAGAAGTGGAGGTAAAGGGATCTGACAGCTTGCCTTACTTACAAAAATTGATGACAAACGATATTTCGAAAGTGAAAAACGGCGGTGCCCAGTATACAGCAATGTGCTATGAAAACGGCGGCACGATCGATGATTTACTTGTTTATAAAATCGAGGACGAACATTATCTTTTAGTGGTAAATGCTTCTAATATTGAAAAGGATTACAAATGGCTTGAAGAGCATCTAGAAGGTGATGTCAGCATCGAAAACCTTTCAGAAAAAATGGCTCAACTCGCTATTCAAGGACCTCTTGCCGAGAAGGTTTTGCAAAAACTGGCGCCTGACACAAATTTAAGTGATATTGGCTTTTTCAAATTCCAGCAGGATGTAAACATAAACGGCAAAAAGACTCTTGTATCTAGAACGGGGTATACCGGTGAAGACGGCTTTGAAGTGTATTGTGATGCAAATGATGTTGTCGAACTTTGGAGAGCGATTTTACAAACTGGTGAGGAGGAAGGGATTCTTCCGTGTGGATTAGGTGCGCGTGATACCCTGCGTTTTGAAGCGAATTTAGCCCTTTATGGTCAAGAACTTTCACCAGACATTTCACCGCTTGAAGCAGGAATTGGCTTTGCTGTGAAATTAAATAAGGAAGCTGACTTTATTGGTAAAGCTGCGTTAAAACAGCAGAAAGAAAATGGATTATCAAGAAAACTTGTAGGAATTGAAATGATTGACCGCGGAATTCCTCGTCACGGTTACGCTGTTTATAGCGGAGATGAGCTGATTGGCGAGGTTACTACTGGCACACAGTCACCAACTTTAAAGAAGAATATTGGACTTGCCCTCATTAAGACAGATTTTACCGGGATTGAAACCGAAATCGAAGTTGAAATTCGCGGGAAACGATTGAAGGCATCAGTAGTTCCAACACCTTTTTATAAAAGAGAAAAGTAA
- the gcvPA gene encoding aminomethyl-transferring glycine dehydrogenase subunit GcvPA yields the protein MKHRYLPMTEQDKKAMLETIGVSAIDELFSDIPEKVRFKGEYNIKAAKSETALMKELFKLADLNADLKRNVSFLGAGVYDHYMPVIVDHVISRSEFYTAYTPYQPEISQGELQAIFEFQTMICELTGMDVANSSMYDGGTALAEAAMLSAGHTKRKKVVVSSAVHPEYRDVLKTYAKGQYIEVVEAPVKDGVTDIEALTALVNDEVSAVIVQYPNFFGRIEPLKEVEEIIHAHKGLFVVNSNPLSLGVLTPPGKFGADIVIGDAQPFGIPTAFGGPHCGYFAVTNKLMRKVPGRLVGQTVDDQGRRGFVLTLQAREQHIRREKATSNICSNQALNALAAAVAMTALGKKGVREMAAANLQKAHYAKTAFKEAGFEVVNDGYSFNEFVVKFDKPIKEINQKLLQRGIIGGYDLGRDYSELASHMLIAVTEQRTKEEIDTLVKELGDLHA from the coding sequence ATGAAACATCGCTATTTACCTATGACTGAACAAGATAAGAAGGCTATGCTTGAAACCATTGGTGTTTCTGCAATTGATGAGCTGTTTAGCGATATCCCGGAAAAAGTAAGGTTCAAGGGTGAGTACAACATTAAAGCGGCAAAGTCCGAAACCGCGCTCATGAAAGAGCTTTTTAAATTAGCAGATCTTAACGCCGATCTTAAAAGAAATGTTTCTTTTCTAGGGGCTGGTGTTTATGATCATTACATGCCTGTAATCGTTGATCATGTGATATCTCGTTCCGAATTTTATACGGCTTATACACCATATCAGCCGGAAATTTCACAGGGTGAGCTGCAGGCAATTTTTGAATTTCAAACGATGATTTGTGAACTGACAGGGATGGATGTGGCAAACTCATCGATGTATGATGGCGGAACTGCTCTTGCTGAAGCTGCAATGCTTAGTGCCGGTCATACAAAAAGGAAGAAAGTTGTTGTATCAAGTGCTGTTCATCCTGAATATCGTGACGTTCTTAAAACGTACGCAAAGGGCCAATATATAGAAGTGGTAGAAGCTCCTGTTAAAGACGGAGTAACAGATATAGAGGCGCTAACGGCATTGGTAAATGATGAAGTTTCCGCAGTCATCGTTCAATATCCAAATTTCTTTGGCAGAATCGAACCATTAAAAGAGGTTGAGGAAATTATTCATGCGCATAAAGGTTTGTTTGTAGTAAACAGCAATCCATTATCTTTAGGGGTTCTAACTCCTCCAGGGAAATTTGGTGCAGATATTGTCATTGGCGATGCACAGCCGTTTGGTATTCCAACTGCATTTGGTGGACCGCACTGCGGATATTTTGCAGTAACGAACAAATTAATGAGAAAGGTTCCGGGACGTCTTGTCGGCCAGACTGTGGATGATCAAGGACGCCGTGGTTTTGTATTGACACTCCAAGCGCGTGAACAGCATATTCGCCGTGAAAAAGCGACTTCAAATATCTGTTCAAACCAAGCGCTAAACGCCCTTGCTGCAGCTGTTGCAATGACAGCATTAGGTAAAAAAGGTGTCAGGGAAATGGCCGCAGCCAATTTACAGAAGGCACATTATGCAAAAACAGCTTTTAAAGAAGCTGGGTTTGAAGTCGTTAACGATGGATATTCCTTCAATGAATTCGTTGTAAAATTTGACAAACCGATTAAAGAAATTAATCAAAAATTATTACAAAGAGGAATTATTGGGGGCTATGATTTAGGCCGCGACTATTCTGAACTTGCTAGTCATATGCTGATAGCCGTAACAGAACAGAGGACGAAGGAAGAAATCGATACTTTAGTGAAAGAATTGGGGGATCTGCATGCATAA
- a CDS encoding YqzE family protein — MKTNDYVKYMTQTIVKYVDQPKDERKRLRIEKKQTKADFWYRWFGILPYILYSEVKKKRKL; from the coding sequence ATGAAGACAAATGATTATGTAAAATACATGACCCAAACCATTGTAAAATATGTTGACCAGCCAAAAGATGAACGAAAACGACTTCGGATAGAGAAAAAGCAGACAAAGGCGGATTTTTGGTATCGATGGTTTGGGATATTACCCTATATCCTTTATTCAGAAGTGAAGAAGAAACGGAAACTCTAA
- the gcvPB gene encoding aminomethyl-transferring glycine dehydrogenase subunit GcvPB, translated as MHNQDQALIFEASTPGRIGYSLPEMDVPEVDVSSLLPNEYLRSEEAELPEVSELDIMRHYTALSKRNHGLDSGFYPLGSCTMKYNPKINENVARFNGFAHVHPLQDESSVQGALGLLYDLQEHLIEITGMDEVTLQSAAGAHGEWTGLMMIRAYHEANGDLNRTKVIVPDSAHGTNPASATIAGFETVTVKSTDKGLVDLEDLKRVVGDDTAALMLTNPNTLGLFEEHILEIADIVHDAGGKVYYDGANLNAVLSKARPGDMGFDVVHLNLHKTFTGPHGGGGPGSGPVGVKADLIPYLPKPIIAKRGEEFILDYDRPQSIGRVKPFYGNFGINVRAYTYIRSMGPDGLKAVTEYAVLNANYMMRRLAEHYDLPFDKHCKHEFVLSGKRQKKLGVRTLDIAKRLLDFGYHPPTIYFPLNVEECIMIEPTETESKETLDSFIDIMIQIAKEAEENPEVVQEAPHTTVVGRLDETMAARKPILKYQRA; from the coding sequence ATGCATAATCAAGACCAAGCGCTCATTTTTGAAGCTAGCACACCCGGCCGAATCGGATACAGCCTTCCGGAAATGGATGTACCAGAAGTAGATGTCTCAAGTCTTCTTCCTAACGAGTACCTTCGTTCGGAAGAAGCTGAACTCCCTGAGGTTTCTGAGCTTGATATCATGCGCCACTATACGGCTCTTTCAAAAAGAAACCATGGCCTTGATTCAGGATTTTATCCGCTAGGCTCTTGTACGATGAAATACAATCCAAAAATTAATGAAAATGTTGCCCGATTTAACGGTTTTGCCCATGTACATCCGCTTCAGGATGAAAGCTCTGTCCAGGGTGCACTCGGCCTATTATATGATTTACAGGAGCATTTAATTGAAATTACCGGAATGGATGAAGTAACATTACAATCGGCTGCCGGCGCACATGGAGAGTGGACAGGATTGATGATGATCCGTGCCTACCATGAGGCCAATGGTGATCTTAACCGGACAAAAGTAATTGTTCCAGACTCTGCCCATGGGACAAATCCTGCTTCTGCCACCATTGCAGGGTTTGAAACGGTAACCGTTAAATCAACTGATAAGGGTTTGGTTGACCTAGAGGACTTAAAGCGTGTTGTCGGTGATGATACAGCTGCCCTTATGTTAACAAACCCAAATACACTTGGATTATTTGAAGAACATATTCTTGAAATTGCTGATATTGTTCATGATGCAGGCGGAAAGGTTTATTATGACGGGGCGAACTTAAATGCCGTTTTATCGAAGGCTAGACCTGGAGATATGGGCTTTGACGTCGTTCATTTAAATCTTCATAAAACCTTTACAGGCCCGCACGGCGGCGGCGGCCCTGGTTCCGGCCCCGTCGGAGTGAAGGCGGATCTCATACCGTATTTGCCAAAACCAATTATTGCAAAGCGCGGCGAAGAATTTATACTTGACTATGATCGTCCGCAATCAATTGGCCGTGTTAAGCCGTTCTATGGAAACTTCGGCATTAATGTTCGTGCCTATACGTATATCCGTTCCATGGGACCTGATGGATTAAAGGCTGTAACAGAGTATGCGGTATTAAATGCTAACTATATGATGAGAAGATTAGCAGAGCATTACGATTTACCTTTTGACAAACATTGTAAGCACGAGTTCGTTCTTAGTGGAAAGCGTCAGAAAAAATTAGGTGTCCGTACGTTGGATATTGCGAAACGCCTGCTTGATTTTGGCTACCATCCGCCAACCATTTACTTCCCGTTAAATGTGGAAGAATGTATCATGATTGAGCCGACTGAAACGGAATCAAAAGAAACGCTTGATTCTTTCATTGATATCATGATTCAAATTGCCAAAGAGGCGGAAGAAAATCCGGAGGTTGTTCAAGAGGCACCACATACAACTGTTGTCGGACGCTTGGATGAGACAATGGCCGCTCGTAAACCGATTTTAAAATACCAAAGAGCTTAA